Proteins from one Malania oleifera isolate guangnan ecotype guangnan chromosome 4, ASM2987363v1, whole genome shotgun sequence genomic window:
- the LOC131152841 gene encoding transcription initiation factor IIF subunit alpha isoform X2: MSFDLLLKPSCSGCGSTTDLYGSNCKHMTLCLSCGKTMAENKASCYDCGTTITRLIREYNVRASSSNDKNYFIGRFMTGLPNFSKKKNAENRWSLHKEGLQGRQVTDALREKYKNKPWLLEDETGQFQYHGQLEGSQSAAYYLLMMQGKEFVAIPAGSWYNFNKVAQYKQLTLEEAEEKMKNRRKTADGYQRWMMKAANTGPAAFGEVEKFDDKESNAAGGRGRKKPNGDEEGNVSDKGEEDEEEEAARKNRLGLNKKGGDEDEEGPKAVDFDFDDDDIEKGDDWEHEEIFTDDDEAVGIDPEEREDLAPEVPAPPEIKQDEEDGDEVNEEEGGLSKSGKELKKLLGRTSGLNDSDLEDDDDDDDDDDDMEDDIGLPPALAPKQKDAPKEEPVDKSPLKPAPSASARGTPPTSKSTKGKRKLNGDDSKLAHGAPTKKESKSSAKDESARTKSTVAPKGTQSSSSKSGSTSSAGPVTEDEIRAVLLRKAPVTTQELVANFKARLKSPEDKKAFADILRRISKIQKTNGPNYVVLREK; this comes from the exons ATGTCGTTCGATTTGCTTCTAAAGCCATCGTGCAGCGGATGTGGATCGACAACAGATCTGTATGGAAGCAATTGCAAGCACATGACTCTCTGCTTGTCCTGTGGCAAAACCATGGCCGAGAACAAAGCCTCTTGCTACGACTGTGGCACTACTATTACTCGCTTGATTCGG GAGTATAATGTCCGAGCAAGTTCCAGCAATGATAAGAATTACTTCATTGGTAGATTCATGACTGgtttaccaaatttctcaaagaAGAAAAATGCTGAGAACAGATGGTCACTTCATAAAGAAGGACTACAAGGACGCCAAGTTACTGATGCCTTGCGG GAAAAGTACAAGAATAAGCCTTGGCTTTTGGAGGATGAAACGGGCCAGTTTCAGTACCATGGTCAACTTGAGGGATCTCAATCTGCTGCTTACTACCTACTAATGATGCAAGGAAAGGAGTTTGTTGCTATTCCTGCTGGCTCTTG gtACAATTTTAACAAAGTTGCACAATATAAGCAACTTACTTTGGAGGAAGCGGAAGAGAAGATGAAGAACAGGAGGAAAACTGCAGATGGGTATCAAAGGTGGATGATGAAAGCGGCAAACACTGGACCTGCTGCATTTGGTGAAGTGGAGAAGTTTGATGACAAGGAAAGTAATGCTGCTGGTGGGCGAGGACGAAAAAAGCCAAATGGTGATGAAGAAGGCAATGTCTCAGATAAgggagaagaagatgaagaagaagaagctgcgAGGAAGAATAGACTTGGTCTCAACAAAAAAGGCGGTGATGAAGATGAGGAAGGTCCAAAGGCAGTGGATTTTGATTTCGATGATGATGATATTGAGAAGG GTGATGATTGGGAGCATGAAGAAATTTTCACTGATGATGATGAAGCTGTTGGTATTGATCCTGAGGAAAGGGAAGATTTGGCTCCTGAGGTTCCTGCACCTCCAGAAATCAAGCAG GATGAAGAAGATGGGGATGAAGTTAATGAAGAGGAGGGGGGACTGAGCAAATCTGGGAAAGAATTAAAGAAGCTTCTTGGGCGAACTTCTGGGCTAAATGATTCAGATTtagaggatgatgatgatgatgatgatgatgatgatgat ATGGAAGATGATATTGGCCTTCCTCCTGCACTAGCTCCGAAGCAGAAGGATGCTCCTAAAGAAGAGCCTGTTGACAAAAGTCCGTTAAAACCTGCTCCTTCTGCTTCTGCTCGAGGAACTCCACCCACCTCTAAATCAACAAAGGGAAAGAGAAAATTAAATGGTGATGATTCAAAACTGGCTCATGGTGCACCTACAAAGAAG GAATCTAAATCTTCTGCAAAGGATGAAAGTGCGAGGACTAAAAGTACTGTGGCCCCAAAAGGTACGCAATCATCTTCTTCGAAATCTGGGTCAACATCCTCTGCTGGACCTGTCACAGAAGACGAAATCAGGGCTGTTTTGTTGCGAAAGGCACCAGTCACCACTCAAGAGCTGGTTGCTAACTTCAAAGCAAGGCTGAAGTCACCAGAG GACAAGAAGGCATTTGCTGATATCCTAAGGAGAATCTCTAAGATACAAAAGACCAATGGACCTAACTATGTTGTATTGAGAGAGAAGTGA
- the LOC131152842 gene encoding fumarylacetoacetase isoform X2, with the protein MALTSFLDVHPDSHFPIQNLPFGVFRPEPGSDARPGVAIGEYVLDLSVIALAGLFDGPVIGGSDCFLQPNLNKFLGMGRPAWKEARATIQKLLSSNEPLLRDNANLRQKALVAMNKVQMLVPIAIGDYTDFFSSMHHAKNCGTIFRGPENPIPTNWFHLPIAYHGRASSIVISGTNIIRPRGQGYPTGNSPPYFGPSTKLDFELEMAAVVGPGNELGEPVDVNKAADHIFGLVLMNDWSARDIQAWEYVPLGPFLGKSFGTTISPWIVTLDALEPFSCDAPKQDPHPLPYLAEKVSRNYDISLEVQIKPAGEEHSSVITRSNFKHLYWTLTQQLAHHTVNGCNLRPGDLLGTGTISGPDPESFGCLLELTWNGQKPLSLNGASRKFLEDGDEVIFTGWTKGNGYCVGFSTCSGKIVPSPP; encoded by the exons ATGGCTCTGACGTCGTTCCTCGATGTCCACCCGGACTCTCACTTCCCTATCCAGAACCTCCCGTTCGGCGTGTTCAGGCCCGAGCCCGGCTCGGATGCTCGACCCGGCGTCGCCATCGGAGAATACGTCTTGGATCTCTCCGTGATCGCGTTGGCCGGTCTCTTCGACGGTCCGGTGATAGGAGGCTCCGATTGCTTCCTCCAG CCTAATCTTAACAAATTTTTGGGAATGGGACGGCCTGCATGGAAGGAAGCTCGTGCTACGATTCAAAAGTTATTGTCAT CTAATGAACCACTATTGCGCGACAATGCTAATTTGAGGCAAAAAGCACTTGTAGCAATG AACAAGGTACAAATGCTTGTTCCTATTGCAATAGGAGATTACACGGATTTCTTTTCTTCCATGCATCATGCGAAGAACTGTGGGACTATATTTCGTGGCCCAGAAAACCCAATTCCTACAAACTG GTTCCACCTACCTATTGCATATCATGGACGAGCATCATCTATTGTTATCTCTGGAACTAATATTATTCGACCACG AGGGCAAGGTTATCCAACTGGCAATTCTCCACCATATTTTGGACCTTCAACAAAGCTAGATTTTGAGCTAGAAATG GCTGCTGTAGTTGGCCCTGGAAATGAATTGGGGGAACCTGTGGATGTTAATAAAGCAGCAGATCATATCTTTGGGCTTGTGTTGATGAATGACTGGAGTG CTAGAGATATTCAGGCATGGGAATATGTGCCTCTTGGGCCTTTTCTTGGGAAGAGTTTTG GGACAACCATATCCCCTTGGATTGTGACCCTTGATGCACTAGAACCCTTTTCTTGCGATGCTCCTAAACAG GATCCTCATCCACTACCATATTTGGCTGAAAAGGTGTCCAGGAACTATGACATTTCTCTAGAG GTTCAAATTAAACCTGCTGGAGAAGAACATTCTAGCGTCATCACAAGGAGTAACTTCAAGCACTT ATATTGGACATTGACTCAACAACTTGCGCATCATACTGTCAATGGTTGCAACTTAAGACCTGGCGATCTTCTTGGAACTGGGACCATAAGTGGACCC GATCCAGAATCTTTTGGTTGCTTGCTAGAGCTGACGTGGAATGGACAAAAACCGCTGTCCTTAAATGGAGCTTCCCGCAAATTTCTAGAAGATGGGGATGAAGTAATTTTCACCGGGTGGACCAAG GGAAATGGTTACTGTGTAGGGTTCAGCACGTGTTCCGGTAAGATTGTTCCATCGCCCCCTTGA
- the LOC131152841 gene encoding transcription initiation factor IIF subunit alpha isoform X1, giving the protein MSFDLLLKPSCSGCGSTTDLYGSNCKHMTLCLSCGKTMAENKASCYDCGTTITRLIREYNVRASSSNDKNYFIGRFMTGLPNFSKKKNAENRWSLHKEGLQGRQVTDALREKYKNKPWLLEDETGQFQYHGQLEGSQSAAYYLLMMQGKEFVAIPAGSWYNFNKVAQYKQLTLEEAEEKMKNRRKTADGYQRWMMKAANTGPAAFGEVEKFDDKESNAAGGRGRKKPNGDEEGNVSDKGEEDEEEEAARKNRLGLNKKGGDEDEEGPKAVDFDFDDDDIEKGDDWEHEEIFTDDDEAVGIDPEEREDLAPEVPAPPEIKQDEEDGDEVNEEEGGLSKSGKELKKLLGRTSGLNDSDLEDDDDDDDDDDDMEDDIGLPPALAPKQKDAPKEEPVDKSPLKPAPSASARGTPPTSKSTKGKRKLNGDDSKLAHGAPTKKVKTENESKSSAKDESARTKSTVAPKGTQSSSSKSGSTSSAGPVTEDEIRAVLLRKAPVTTQELVANFKARLKSPEDKKAFADILRRISKIQKTNGPNYVVLREK; this is encoded by the exons ATGTCGTTCGATTTGCTTCTAAAGCCATCGTGCAGCGGATGTGGATCGACAACAGATCTGTATGGAAGCAATTGCAAGCACATGACTCTCTGCTTGTCCTGTGGCAAAACCATGGCCGAGAACAAAGCCTCTTGCTACGACTGTGGCACTACTATTACTCGCTTGATTCGG GAGTATAATGTCCGAGCAAGTTCCAGCAATGATAAGAATTACTTCATTGGTAGATTCATGACTGgtttaccaaatttctcaaagaAGAAAAATGCTGAGAACAGATGGTCACTTCATAAAGAAGGACTACAAGGACGCCAAGTTACTGATGCCTTGCGG GAAAAGTACAAGAATAAGCCTTGGCTTTTGGAGGATGAAACGGGCCAGTTTCAGTACCATGGTCAACTTGAGGGATCTCAATCTGCTGCTTACTACCTACTAATGATGCAAGGAAAGGAGTTTGTTGCTATTCCTGCTGGCTCTTG gtACAATTTTAACAAAGTTGCACAATATAAGCAACTTACTTTGGAGGAAGCGGAAGAGAAGATGAAGAACAGGAGGAAAACTGCAGATGGGTATCAAAGGTGGATGATGAAAGCGGCAAACACTGGACCTGCTGCATTTGGTGAAGTGGAGAAGTTTGATGACAAGGAAAGTAATGCTGCTGGTGGGCGAGGACGAAAAAAGCCAAATGGTGATGAAGAAGGCAATGTCTCAGATAAgggagaagaagatgaagaagaagaagctgcgAGGAAGAATAGACTTGGTCTCAACAAAAAAGGCGGTGATGAAGATGAGGAAGGTCCAAAGGCAGTGGATTTTGATTTCGATGATGATGATATTGAGAAGG GTGATGATTGGGAGCATGAAGAAATTTTCACTGATGATGATGAAGCTGTTGGTATTGATCCTGAGGAAAGGGAAGATTTGGCTCCTGAGGTTCCTGCACCTCCAGAAATCAAGCAG GATGAAGAAGATGGGGATGAAGTTAATGAAGAGGAGGGGGGACTGAGCAAATCTGGGAAAGAATTAAAGAAGCTTCTTGGGCGAACTTCTGGGCTAAATGATTCAGATTtagaggatgatgatgatgatgatgatgatgatgatgat ATGGAAGATGATATTGGCCTTCCTCCTGCACTAGCTCCGAAGCAGAAGGATGCTCCTAAAGAAGAGCCTGTTGACAAAAGTCCGTTAAAACCTGCTCCTTCTGCTTCTGCTCGAGGAACTCCACCCACCTCTAAATCAACAAAGGGAAAGAGAAAATTAAATGGTGATGATTCAAAACTGGCTCATGGTGCACCTACAAAGAAGGTGAAGACAGAAAAT GAATCTAAATCTTCTGCAAAGGATGAAAGTGCGAGGACTAAAAGTACTGTGGCCCCAAAAGGTACGCAATCATCTTCTTCGAAATCTGGGTCAACATCCTCTGCTGGACCTGTCACAGAAGACGAAATCAGGGCTGTTTTGTTGCGAAAGGCACCAGTCACCACTCAAGAGCTGGTTGCTAACTTCAAAGCAAGGCTGAAGTCACCAGAG GACAAGAAGGCATTTGCTGATATCCTAAGGAGAATCTCTAAGATACAAAAGACCAATGGACCTAACTATGTTGTATTGAGAGAGAAGTGA
- the LOC131152842 gene encoding fumarylacetoacetase isoform X1, with protein sequence MALTSFLDVHPDSHFPIQNLPFGVFRPEPGSDARPGVAIGEYVLDLSVIALAGLFDGPVIGGSDCFLQPNLNKFLGMGRPAWKEARATIQKLLSSNEPLLRDNANLRQKALVAMNKVQMLVPIAIGDYTDFFSSMHHAKNCGTIFRGPENPIPTNWFHLPIAYHGRASSIVISGTNIIRPRGQGYPTGNSPPYFGPSTKLDFELEMAAVVGPGNELGEPVDVNKAADHIFGLVLMNDWSARDIQAWEYVPLGPFLGKSFGTTISPWIVTLDALEPFSCDAPKQDPHPLPYLAEKVSRNYDISLEVQIKPAGEEHSSVITRSNFKHLYWTLTQQLAHHTVNGCNLRPGDLLGTGTISGPDPESFGCLLELTWNGQKPLSLNGASRKFLEDGDEVIFTGWTKVLCLKTLTAFHFSKRASLLFAV encoded by the exons ATGGCTCTGACGTCGTTCCTCGATGTCCACCCGGACTCTCACTTCCCTATCCAGAACCTCCCGTTCGGCGTGTTCAGGCCCGAGCCCGGCTCGGATGCTCGACCCGGCGTCGCCATCGGAGAATACGTCTTGGATCTCTCCGTGATCGCGTTGGCCGGTCTCTTCGACGGTCCGGTGATAGGAGGCTCCGATTGCTTCCTCCAG CCTAATCTTAACAAATTTTTGGGAATGGGACGGCCTGCATGGAAGGAAGCTCGTGCTACGATTCAAAAGTTATTGTCAT CTAATGAACCACTATTGCGCGACAATGCTAATTTGAGGCAAAAAGCACTTGTAGCAATG AACAAGGTACAAATGCTTGTTCCTATTGCAATAGGAGATTACACGGATTTCTTTTCTTCCATGCATCATGCGAAGAACTGTGGGACTATATTTCGTGGCCCAGAAAACCCAATTCCTACAAACTG GTTCCACCTACCTATTGCATATCATGGACGAGCATCATCTATTGTTATCTCTGGAACTAATATTATTCGACCACG AGGGCAAGGTTATCCAACTGGCAATTCTCCACCATATTTTGGACCTTCAACAAAGCTAGATTTTGAGCTAGAAATG GCTGCTGTAGTTGGCCCTGGAAATGAATTGGGGGAACCTGTGGATGTTAATAAAGCAGCAGATCATATCTTTGGGCTTGTGTTGATGAATGACTGGAGTG CTAGAGATATTCAGGCATGGGAATATGTGCCTCTTGGGCCTTTTCTTGGGAAGAGTTTTG GGACAACCATATCCCCTTGGATTGTGACCCTTGATGCACTAGAACCCTTTTCTTGCGATGCTCCTAAACAG GATCCTCATCCACTACCATATTTGGCTGAAAAGGTGTCCAGGAACTATGACATTTCTCTAGAG GTTCAAATTAAACCTGCTGGAGAAGAACATTCTAGCGTCATCACAAGGAGTAACTTCAAGCACTT ATATTGGACATTGACTCAACAACTTGCGCATCATACTGTCAATGGTTGCAACTTAAGACCTGGCGATCTTCTTGGAACTGGGACCATAAGTGGACCC GATCCAGAATCTTTTGGTTGCTTGCTAGAGCTGACGTGGAATGGACAAAAACCGCTGTCCTTAAATGGAGCTTCCCGCAAATTTCTAGAAGATGGGGATGAAGTAATTTTCACCGGGTGGACCAAGGTTCTTTGTCTTAAAACTCTCACTGCTTTCCATTTCTCAAAACGAGCTTCATTATTGTTTGCAGTATAA
- the LOC131152843 gene encoding BAG family molecular chaperone regulator 5, mitochondrial gives MKPCRRAGFFSSSSTTVTYSYQNGPCLPQSEPQITEIPIDSPSGDAPVTVAVHLPTSLCHSAAAKIQSAYRSHVVRALVRKIAAADSEATRLERLIQRQETVDAIRGDDRERLRINESLMALLLRLDSVPGVDPAVRDLRRSVSRRIVGLQEIVDAICDARALDWYGFLSEWDWNVAEIEDRACRERGGGDELERYCAENLGFRCLQRFLRQP, from the coding sequence aTGAAACCCTGTCGCAGAGCTGGCTTCTTCTCTTCATCGTCCACCACCGTCACCTACTCTTACCAAAATGGCCCATGTCTCCCTCAATCCGAACCCCAAATCACCGAAATTCCCATCGACTCCCCCTCCGGCGACGCTCCCGTGACCGTCGCCGTCCACCTCCCCACCTCCCTCTGCCATTCCGCCGCCGCAAAGATACAGTCCGCCTACCGCTCCCACGTCGTTCGCGCCCTCGTCAGGAAGATCGCCGCCGCCGATTCCGAAGCCACGCGGCTGGAGCGCCTGATCCAGCGCCAGGAGACCGTCGACGCTATCCGCGGCGACGATCGCGAGAGACTGAGGATCAACGAGTCGCTGATGGCCCTGCTCCTGAGGCTCGACTCGGTGCCGGGGGTCGATCCGGCGGTGCGGGACCTCCGGCGGTCCGTGAGCCGCCGGATTGTGGGGCTGCAGGAAATCGTGGACGCGATCTGCGACGCGAGAGCGCTGGACTGGTATGGGTTTCTGAGTGAGTGGGACTGGAATGTGGCGGAGATAGAAGATCGCGCGTGCAGAGAGAGGGGTGGAGGCGACGAATTGGAGAGGTACTGTGCTGAGAATTTAGGGTTCCGGTGTTTACAGAGATTTCTACGGCAGCCGTGA